Genomic segment of Cottoperca gobio chromosome 6, fCotGob3.1, whole genome shotgun sequence:
ACGGCTTTCTTTGAGCCCTTCTTGGGCGCTTTCACGGTGACGTCCGGCATGATGAGCAGTGGATCTTTGTTCTGAGTCGGATGAGATGTCCCGGAGCACAGAGCGGTCTATTTATATTCACTCGATGCTAATGTGACTGTGCTGTTGCTCGCACGGGGTTGGTTGTCTTCTGAGCGGGACTGAGCATGCGCTAAACAAATAACTATTCCTGTGAGCAGATGTCATTCTTGGAGTTGATACACAGTtaggaggcgatagtgagtctgtgtagctccagtctgccctcagacagctgcctgactcgggcagactTAGAGCTTGTCTACATCAGTGgtcccaaccaccggtccgcggactggtaccggtccgtgggtcatttggtattGGGCcacacagaaagattgaataaaaaaacattttattttgaaaggttttatttagaaaaatcaccggatacatctgtctgtgcgtctgtgtctcttgacacgtGTGAAGAcactcgtctgtcacgtgatacgtTACTTAAAATATATAAGCCCACaaaacaatgagtggaaaacaaacatctttaaagagcttttttggaaaagggaaaagacccaatgaggagacatttaaaagacaatatcaggagtcctacttaaaatacgtgtttatcgctacaggtgattctcatgtgcCGCTCTGCATATtatacaggctcgcacatgaggcaacgaagccttcataatggcttcgccggcacccggcgttaaaagacaagcacttggagttttttgaaagaaaaaaactatgaacaagaaggacataaacaattactgatggtcaccacatcaacacatgcgattgcactgagagcgtcatacttagtgactaactgtattgCTAACAGAAGAAACCTTTTTCTATTGGTGAAGAGTTTATATCCCaattcttcgtgtgcaatcacgtgacaaaactgtgtaacgtatgtgtgcgacgccatgttggatgatatacaaatcaaaaatggcctctaaagtgaacaacaacaacaatacaactccgattTCTTcgaagtattttgactctctggagtcctctgcaaaggcaagattcagagaaaaagtccaaatttgcgacCTTGACCtatacacgctaaagccgtctgattatattgaggatttagattcattaccgccgattgaatatccggatattgtgaactaccttgtgttacaaacgtcgtgggcaaccaacgcacaaatgaaggcatacaagagcttagatgcttataatttctttgtttctgggtgggttggtagtcttcttaccaaaccactgaaagatgacagggtgcttgTCCAATGCCCGTgtgaatcactctcaaagatctcgatatacaccgctcaagccgtggtagTGAGAAGAGCgccgatgttatcctcgctaacgtaaacgtaaacatagctttagcatgaactcttacccgatataaagtggacgccacacacacacacgggtgaattgtgctttttcttctgttaaatccttacgagttatgttgctaaaccacaccttaaggcgttcggtagacagcaattcatccctcttttgtggatcgttgtttttgatgattgtaggaaatctaaagaatcgtttctctgggtcacgagtagcgttatgaccacaattatacactgcgcacaaggttggcattttctttcaatcttagatgtttaaatacaaaaataattacgAAGCgctgcagcaactcacacgtgaacggccgccgtCTTGATTGTATataccatccaacatggctgaattccgggttTGGAAATAAGCTTGACGTAACATGCATACGATcaatattggaccggctcgttgcagagacacaagctcagggctcccactaattcagcgtttttttatgcactttatatttgtttttatgccggaaacataaatcaacatattgttttatatgatccctgcacgctttgatagtttgttttgattaaatccaaagcgGCAAAAAATGAGAAAACGACTCGTACCCTCGCCTGCTGCTTCTGGAGGCTGCTCTGCCGGCAGTACAGCGGCTCGTAGACTGACAGATATTTTGTTATCAGCTAGCACTGATTCAGCTGACTCCCTTTTGGGTCGTCAAatgttctgttgctgctgttacacaggttagacccattAGCACGCTGTTACTCCCGGTGCTGGGATATTTGCCTGCCGTATCCGAGTCGCTGCACGCACctcaacatacaaactatcaaaacgtaacATTACACGGGAcatacagcccccagtgcctcagtaaacacagatatctaagGCACACGTGAAGATTACAAGATGTTATTTAGACCGGCTCTCAGAGCTTCAGTAGTCTGGTCTAATGAAGTGACTGAGAGAATGACTGACTTACACAGGAGTCAAACAGTAacatacagtgtacagtgtacagatagTAATATATGTGTtgatacacagtaaatatatcaacactagaagagagagatatagcttcagaatacaatacacaatataaagaatacattactCTAAATGGAGAATACAATAACATGacatgacaaactactacaactataaTATAAACAGGATAAGATAATAtagttggtgttttttttaataactgatggttttgatgattgatgaatttagattgtgttGACCCAGTAGCAGAGGTGAAATTCTGccctttatatattttatctccTGGGTAGCTTGTGACtcaaagttttatcttaatctGTAATCAAACATCAGAattgatgtgttgaaaaaaaggtttgaatctgaatctgcaaagtaactgaagttatcaaataaaaaaaaggtagaatatttgcctctgaaatgtggtggagtaaaactataaagtagcagaaaatggaaatgatcAAGTGAAGTAACAACAGACACCTGAAATGTTCtggtactttccaccactggtattCACTGAATGCTCACAAGCAGATGACTGATTATTTGCTTACTCTGGTTTATATGAAGTTAATAAACCTCTCCATTCAGTCCGTCATTAGATTCATAACTGGGAAGTCTTTCAAAAGCATCAGTTTATTGAAGGTTCGGTGTcggtgagaagagaacggcaccacattttatttatttatgatgccCTTCTTGTTAACCTACCTGgtataaaacatttgtacatcAACTTCACACCGCACTCGGTCTCAAGACTATCTGGTCCTTGAAAATCATGTTAATAACGTATTTGGGAAACTGGCTCTTGTATGCTCATCATTAGACGAGATTAATCCCTTTTAATCAATTCAAACCTCTTTGACTGACAGAGCAGTGCAAGAGTTTTCTATAAATTGATGTTGACCCACAGGTTGATATCCTTGGTCTGTGTGATATATAACTTGTTGATGCATACTGTAACTTCTGAGTGCTTCTAATATTTCGTCAACTCTACATCAATAAAGGTTGACAAATCTTAGGAACAGCTCTGTACCTAATAAAGTAGCAACTGAGTGAGTGTTCATTAGATCAGAGTCATTACATGCTTTTACTGTCAAAGAGGACACATACCAGCAGAAGAAAATATACACTTGACTTATTTTTCAGAGTTGTTACACTTTGGCCCATAATGTCGTGTTTGACTGTAACACTTTCCTACTAATGACTAAGtattgttaattgtttttaaaactatAAACTGTATTATATCACTATTGATGGTGAGACTATGAACAAACTAATGACATGTTCATGATTGTCTCGTGGCTGCATTGATAAGAATCGGAGCGCTTTATCAGGAGTGTGTGGCTCTTAAAAGAGCCTTTTTGTTTCTGGTTTCCAGCAGTCAGCGAGTCTCCAGATTTACTTCTTGGCGACCTTCTCGGTCTTCTTGGGCAGCAGGACAGCCTGGATGTTGGGCAGCACGCCGCCCTGAGCGATGGTCACTCCTCCCAGCAGCTTGTTGAGCTCCTCGTCGTTGCGGACAGCCAGCTGCAGGTGACGGGGGATGATACGGGTCTTCTTGTTGTCGCGGGCAGCGTTTCCAGCCAGCTCCAGGATCTCAGCGGTCAGGTACTCCAGCACAGCCGCCAGGTAGACGGGGGCTCCGGCTCCGACACGCTTGGCATAGTTACCCTTCCTCAGATGTCTGTGGACACGGCCGACAGGGAACTGGAGCCCGGCACGGGAGGAGCGGGTCTTTGCCTTCGCTCTGGCCTTTCCTCCGGTTTTGCCTCTTCCACTCATTTTCGTATGTGCTTTCTAAGTTGGTACACAAACAAGTGTTTCCTCAGCACCAGAAGCCCTCCTTTATATGTCCGCGGGGCGCGGGACGGTGCACAGACCAACCAGAAAAGAGGCttccagcagagcagcagagggcgGAACACTCTGGATTTTGGCGGCACATTTTCAAAGTTTTCCCGCCAATGAGCAGCGGAGATCCGGGCGGTGGGCCGCTCCTCTAGGCGGTGCTGAGCTCCGAGGAGCCCCTCACCAATCAGGAGCCGGAGGTCTGAAGCAGCGTCACCATGTCACAGCCGGGCCCACAGTTTAAGAGCCGCGTATCTCTTTGTTGAGCTACATATTTCTCCTGctcagagaaagaagaagtcATGGCAAGAACCAAGCAGACAGCCCGTAAATCCACCGGAGGCAAAGCCCCCAGGAAGCAGCTGGCCACCAAGGCTGCCCGTAAGAGCGCCCCGGCCACCGGCGGCGTGAAGAAGCCTCACCGTTACAGGCCCGGTACCGTGGCTCTGAGAGAGATCCGTCGCTACCAGAAATCCACGGAGCTGCTGATCCGCAAGCTGCCCTTCCAGCGCCTGGTGAGAGAAATCGCTCAGGACTTCAAGACCGACCTGCGCTTCCAGAGCTCCGCTGTCATGGCTCTGCAGGAGTCCAGCGAGGCTTACCTGGTCGGCCTGTTCGAGGACACCAACCTGTGCGCCATCCACGCCAAGAGGGTCACCATCATGCCCAAGGACATCCAGCTGGCCCGCCGCATCCGCGGAGAGAGGGcttaaactgctgctgctccacaaaCCACAACGGCTCTTTTAAGAGCCACCTCACTCTTCACTGAAGGGCCCATTCCTCTAATGCAACGCACACATGATATTTTATGTGAATGAAAGTCTGTAATAGGCCTGATAAATTATCTAATTAAGGTGCAGGAAATTCTAGGATGCTGGCATTGCTTAGCTCACCCTTATACACGAAACTCTCAAATGTTAATATGTACCAAAACCCAATGGTTATTACAGATTCATGACTAAATGCAGACCTGAGCTGCATCTCAATTAATCTTCAGGTTCccagctttcaaaatatgtATACCACTTCTATGTGGCATATTCTGTTGACCTGCTTTCTCCCAAGTTTGTGTGCCTCGACAAACTTGTTAAATTGCAGTTTGCATCCATCTCAGTCCAAAATATTATCACATAATGTCATCCTATTTCACATTTCatgtatataaaacaaaaaatagggGTATATAATAATGAGGTACTACAATGAGGGGCAGGAGCTCAACATGCATTATAATGACAATCAGAAGGAATTAGtaagtataaaaaataattattatattaatcaGTATGgttttatttacaataaaatctT
This window contains:
- the LOC115009362 gene encoding histone H2A-like; this encodes MSGRGKTGGKARAKAKTRSSRAGLQFPVGRVHRHLRKGNYAKRVGAGAPVYLAAVLEYLTAEILELAGNAARDNKKTRIIPRHLQLAVRNDEELNKLLGGVTIAQGGVLPNIQAVLLPKKTEKVAKK
- the LOC115009356 gene encoding histone H3, encoding MARTKQTARKSTGGKAPRKQLATKAARKSAPATGGVKKPHRYRPGTVALREIRRYQKSTELLIRKLPFQRLVREIAQDFKTDLRFQSSAVMALQESSEAYLVGLFEDTNLCAIHAKRVTIMPKDIQLARRIRGERA